A stretch of DNA from Streptomyces sp. NBC_01197:
CCCCTCCCGGAGGTTCCTGCTCGCGGGGCTCGGTACGGCCGCCGCGGCCGCCGCGCTCACCGCCTGCTCCGTGCCCGCCTCGCCGCGCCGCACCACCAGCACCGCCGACCCCATGCCGGGCAAGGCCATCTCCATAGCCAGGCACGACCGGCTCATGCAGATACTGGCCCACCCCGACGACGACATGTACTTCATGAACCCGGACACCCAGCGGATGCTGGACTCCGGAACGCCCCTGGTCTGCGTGTACGTCACCGCAGGTGAGGCCACCGGTATCAACGTCATCGCGGGCCAGCCGCGCCCCGTCCCCGACAAGCCCGCCTACTCATCGGCCCGCCACCAGGGCCTGCGCCAGGCGTACGCGGTGCAGCTGGGCCTCTCCCCGTTCACGAAGTGGCAGAAGGACGTCGTGACCCTGCGCGGTGGCCGCCGCGCCGAGGTCAACACGCTGGTGCGGGGCGTCCGCCGGGTCGAACTGGTCTTCCTCAACACCGCCATGCACACCTCCCACGGGCGGCTCGGTCTGCCGTCGCTCTGGGCCGACCGGGGGCTCAGCCTGCGGACCGTGGTCGCGGAGGGCTCCCCGCTCCAGGAGGCGGACTCGTACACGTACGACGCCCTGGTCGACGTGCTCACCGGGCTGATGGCGCAGTACCGCCCGACCGTCATCCACACCCTCGACCCCGACCCGGACATCCAGCACAGCCCGACCGCCGTCCGCCGCAAGGACAGCGAGCAGGTCGGCTACTCGGACCACGCGGACCACACCGCCACCGCCTCCTTCAGCTGGGCGGCGATGATCCGCTGGGTCGCGGAGGCAACGCAGGGGAAGGGCGAGGTGCCCGCCTTCGTAGCCACCGCCTACCGGGGCTACTACAACCGCCACTGGCCGAAGAACCTGTCGCCGAAGGTGCTCGCCCAGAAGGCCGCGAACCTGCTCCCGTACGGCGGTAACGAGGCCTGGAACTGCGGAAACCCGGGCGGCTGCGGCGACTACAACGTGGGCATCGGCCGTCCGCTGACCAACAAGAAGGGGTGGGTCCGCTCCACCCACTACCGCTATCCGGGCCCGCGTCCCGTCCTGGCCACCGGGCAGGACGGGCGCCTCGTCGGGTACGGGGTCCTCGGCCTGCGCGCGGTCCGCTGGCGCGAGACGGCGCCGGGCAGCGGCCAGTGGGGGGCGCCGCACGACCTGGGCGGCGGACCGCTGGCCCCGACGCTCGGTGCGGCCGCGCTCAAGGACGGCCGGCAGCTGCTGTTCGCGCTGCGGTTCTCCTCGATAGCAGGCCACGGCGCGGCCAACACGCGCGAGATAGTGCTACTCCAACAGCGCACGCCCGGTGGGAAGTTCGCGGCGTGGACCGGGCTCGGCAACCCGGAGAGCGACCCGGACCGGGGTCGTCGAATAGGCGTCCCCGTCGCGATCACCGACCGCGCGGGGCAAGTACACCTCTTCATACGCGACGCCGCCCAGGGCATCAGCACCCGGGTCCGGTCCACCGGGGGAAGCTGGTCCCCCTGGCGGAGCCTGGGCGGCGGCCAGATCCAGGACGGCCTCTCCGCCATGGTCGACTCGGCGGGCCGCGTCCATCTCTTCGCATCGGGCCGGGACACCGTGCACCACTGGACCCAGACCGTCGCGGGCGGCCCGGTGCTGCTGTACCCGGACCCCCTCCTTCCACTGCCGGGCGACTCCCCCACCGCGACCGCCGCACCGGACGGCGGCGTGGACGTGTACTACCGCAGGCCGGCGACGGCCGCGACGACCCACGTACACCTGGGCGGCACCCGCCCCGGCGCCCGTGCGGGCACCCGCGCCGACACCCGCGCAGCGGAGCCCGCGCTGCTCGGCCAGGACGATCTCGGCCGCATCCAGCTCCTGCTGAACGGGAAGGTGCTGCGGCGCACCGACGGCGTCGTACCGCTCGGGGGGGCCTCCCTGCTGGCCGAGGGCACCAGGACCGCCAGGATCGCCGGGGACTCTTCCGGCCCGACCGTGGCGGGTCTCGGCCCGGGAGCACTCCCCTGGCTGTGGCGCCCGGTCCGGGACGTGTAGCCGTACAGCAGCCGGACCAGCGACACGGCGAAGAGACGGACTCAGAAGAGCCGGACACACAGAAGGGCCCCCGGTCCGCCGCGAACGGCGGGCAGGGGGCCCTCTGCTGTTACCAGGTGCTCTGTGTGAGCAGCCAGGTCAGACCGTCAAGTGATTACTTGAGGATCTTCGTGACCTGGCCGGCGCCCACGGTCCGGCCACCCTCACGGATGGCGAACTTCAGGCCCTCTTCCATGGCGACCGGCTGGATCAGCGCGACGGTCATGAGGGTGTTGTCACCCGGCATGACCATCTCGGTGCCCTCGGGAAGGGTCACAACGCCCGTTACGTCCGTGGTACGGAAGTAGAACTGCGGGCGGTAGTTGTTGAAGAAGGGGGTGTGACGGCCACCCTCGTCCTTCGACAGGATGTAGGCCTGGGCCTCGAACTCGGTGTGCGGCGTGACCGAACCGGGCTTGATGATGACCTGGCCGCGCTCGACGTCCTCGCGCTTGATGCCACGGAGGAGCAGACCGACGTTCTCACCGGCCTGGCCCTCGTCGAGCAGCTTGCGGAACATCTCGATGCCGGTGACCGTGGTGGTGGTCTTGTCCTGCTTGATGCCCACGATGTCAACGGTCTCGTTGACCTTGAGGACACCACGCTCGATACGACCGGTGACGACGGTGCCACGACCGGTGATCGTGAAGACGTCCTCGATCGGCATCAGGAACGGCTTCTCGACGTCACGCTCGGGCTGCGGGATCGACTCGTCGACGGCCTTCATCAGGTCGAGGACGGTCTGGCCCCACTCCTTGTCGCCCTCAAGGGCCTTGAGCGCCGAGACCTTGACGACCGGAAGGTCGTCGCCCGGGAACTCGTACTCGGAGAGGAGCTCACGGACCTCGAGCTCGACGAGCTCCAGGATCTCCTCGTCGTCCACCATGTCGGCCTTGTTCAGCGCGACAACGATGTACGGCACGCCGACCTGGCGGGCCAGGAGCACGTGCTCCTTGGTCTGCGGCATCGGGCCGTCGGTGGCCGCGACCACGAGGATGGCGCCGTCCATCTGCGCCGCACCCGTGATCATGTTCTTGATGTAGTCAGCGTGACCCGGGCAGTCGACGTGCGCGTAGTGACGCTGCTCCGTCTGGTACTCGACGTGCGCGATCGAGATCGTGATACCGCGCTGGCGCTCCTCGGGAGCCTTGTCGATCTGGTCGAAGGCCGAGGCCTCGTTCAGGTCCGGGTACGCGTCATGCAGCACCTTGGTAATGGCGGCCGTGAGGGTCGTCTTACCGTGGTCAATGTGACCGATGGTGCCGATGTTGACGTGCGGCTTAGTCCGCTCGAACTTCGCCTTCGCCACTGGGTCCTCCTGGAGTGGTTCTGTACGCCTTGCTTCATCGGCGCCAGGTGATCTTTGCTGGGATGCCGGGGCCCGGGGCACCCGCCGCATTGCTTGCGCTCTGCGTCGATTGCCCCAGTGGCTCCGGTGATAAGCCTAAAGCGTGGACTCGGAAGAGTTACTCGCCCTTGGCCTTCGCGATGATCTCCTCGGCGACGTTCCGCGGAACCTCGGCGTAGGAGTCGAACTGCATCGAGTAGCTTGCGCGACCCGAGGTCTTGCTGCGGAGGTCTCCGACGTAGCCGAACATCTCCGAGAGGGGCACGAGGCCCTTCACGACGCGAGCGCCGCTGCGCTCCTCCATGGCCTGGATCTGGCCACGGCGGGAGTTGAGGTCGCCGATGACATCGCCCATGTAGTCCTCGGGCGTGGTGACCTCGACGGCCATCATCGGCTCGAGGAGCACGGGGGACGCCTTGCGGGCACCCTCCTTGAACGCCTGCGAACCGGCGATCTTGAAGGCGAGCTCCGAGGAGTCCACCTCGTGGTAGCCACCGTCGAGAAGGGTGATGCGGACACCCACCATCTCGTAACCGGCCAGGATGCCGAACTTCATGGCTTCCTGCGCGCCCGCGTCCACCGAGGGAATGTACTCACGGGGGATGCGGCCACCGGTGACCTTGTTCACGAACTCGTAGGTCGCGTCGCCGCCCTCGATGGGCTCCATCGCGATCTGCACCTTCGCGAACTGGCCGGTACCACCAGTCTGCTTCTTGTGCGTGTAGTCGATACGGTCGACGGTCTTGCGGATCGTCTCGCGGTACGCGACCTGGGGCTTGCCGACGTTCGCCTCGACGCGGAACTCGCGCTTCATGCGGTCGACGAGCACCTCGAGGTGAAGCTCGCCCATACCACCGATGATGGTCTGGCCGGTCTCCTCCTCGGAGTGGACCTGGAAGGAGGGGTCCTCCTCCGAGAGCCGCTGGATGGCGACACCCAGCTTCTCCTGGTCACCCTTGGACTTCGGCTCGATGGCGACCTCGATGACCGGCGCCGGGAAGTCCATGGACTCCAGGATCACCGGCTGCTTGTCGTCGCAGAGCGTCTCACCGGTCGTGGTCTGCTTCAGCCCCATGACGGCGATGATGTCGCCCGCGCCCACCGACGCGATCTCCTCACGCTTGTTCGCGTGCATACGGTAGATCTTGCCGATGCGCTCCTTCTTGCCCTTGACCGAGTTCAGCACCGCGGTGCCGGCCTCGAGGCGGCCCGAATAAATCCGGACGAAGGTGAGCTTGCCGAGGTGCGGGTCACTCGCGATCTTGAACGCAAGACCGGAGAACGGCTCGTCGTCGGACGGCTGGCGCTTGACGACGGTCTCGGGGTCCTTGACGTCGTGGCCCTCGATGGCCTCGACGTCCAGGGGGGAAGGCAGGTAGCGGACGACCGCGTCGAGCAGGGGCTGAACGCCCTTGTTCTTGAAGGCCGTGCCACAGAAGACGGGAGTGACGGTGACGGAGTCCGCGCTGCCCTTGGAAGCAAGGGTGATACGGCGGATCGCCGCGTACAGCTGCTCCACGGTGGGCTCCTGGCCCTCCAGGTACAGCTCCATCATCTCGTCGTCGTTCTCCGAGACGGCTTCGAGCAGCTTGCCGCGCCACTCGTCGGCCGCCTCGGTGTGCGTCTCCGGGATGTCGACGACGTCGTACATCTCGCCCTTGGTCGCCTCGGCGGACCACACAAAGGCCTTCATCGTCACGAGGTCGACGACGCCCTTGAAGTCGGCCTCGGCACCGATCGGGAGCTGCATGACCAGCGGAACCGCACCGAGGCGGTCGACGATCATGTCGACGCAGCGGTGGAACTCGGCACCGGTACGGTCAAGCTTGTTGACGAAGCAGATACGCGGCACGCCGTAGCGGTCCGCCTGACGCCAGACAGTCTCGGACTGCGGCTCGACGCCCGCGACACCGTCGAACACGGTGACAGCGCCGTCGAGGACGCGGAGCGAACGCTCCACCTCGACGGTGAAGTCGACGTGACCCGGGGTGTCGATGATGTTGATCGTGTGATCGACATCGTTGAGCGGCCAGTGGCAGGTCGTCGCGGCCGACGTGATCGTGATGCCGCGCTCCTGCTCCTGCTCCATCCAGTCCATCGTGGCTGCGCCGTCGTGGACTTCACCGATCTTGTAGCTCACACCGGTGTAGAAGAGGATCCGCTCAGTGGTGGTCGTCTTGCCCGCGTCGATGTGGGCCATGATCCCAATGTTGCGGACCTTGGCCAGGTCAAGCGAAGTGGTGGCCATAAGGCTCAATCTTCTCTCGGTCTCGATGTGGGTAGCGACTACCAGCGGTAGTGCGCGAAGGCCTTGTTGGACTCGGCCATCTTGTGGGTGTCCTCACGCTTCTTGACGGCAGCGCCAAGACCGTTCGAGGCGTCGAGCAGCTCGTTGGTGAGCCGCTCGGTCATCGTCTTCTCGCGACGGGCGCGGGAGTAGCCGACGACCCAGCGCAGCGCGAGGGTGGCGGCGCGACCGGGCTTGACCTCGATCGGCACCTGGTAGGTGGCGCCACCGACACGGCGGGACTTGACCTCGAGAGACGGCTTGACGTTCTCAAGAGCGCGCTTCAGCGTGATGACCGGGTCGGCGCCGGTCTTCTCGCGAAGGCCCTCCATGGCGCCGTACACGATCCGCTCGGCGGTGGAACGCTTGCCGTTCAGCAGGATCTTGTTGATCAGCGAGGTGACAAGAGGAGAACCATAGACCGGGTCAATGATGACCGGGCGCTTCGGGGCGGGGCCCTTACGAGGCATTCTTACTTCTCCTTCTTGGCGCCGTAGCGGCTGCGGGCCTGCTTGCGGTTCTTGACACCCTGGGTGTCGAGCGAACCGCGGATGATCTTGTAGCGAACACCGGGCAGGTCCTTCACACGGCCACCACGCACGAGCACGATCGAGTGCTCCTGCAGGTTGTGTCCCTCACCCGGGATGTAGGCCGTGACCTCAATGCCGGAGGTCAGACGAACACGCGCGACCTTACGGAGCGCCGAGTTGGGCTTCTTCGGGGTGGTCGTGAAGACACGGGTGCAGACACCACGACGCTGGG
This window harbors:
- the fusA gene encoding elongation factor G; translation: MATTSLDLAKVRNIGIMAHIDAGKTTTTERILFYTGVSYKIGEVHDGAATMDWMEQEQERGITITSAATTCHWPLNDVDHTINIIDTPGHVDFTVEVERSLRVLDGAVTVFDGVAGVEPQSETVWRQADRYGVPRICFVNKLDRTGAEFHRCVDMIVDRLGAVPLVMQLPIGAEADFKGVVDLVTMKAFVWSAEATKGEMYDVVDIPETHTEAADEWRGKLLEAVSENDDEMMELYLEGQEPTVEQLYAAIRRITLASKGSADSVTVTPVFCGTAFKNKGVQPLLDAVVRYLPSPLDVEAIEGHDVKDPETVVKRQPSDDEPFSGLAFKIASDPHLGKLTFVRIYSGRLEAGTAVLNSVKGKKERIGKIYRMHANKREEIASVGAGDIIAVMGLKQTTTGETLCDDKQPVILESMDFPAPVIEVAIEPKSKGDQEKLGVAIQRLSEEDPSFQVHSEEETGQTIIGGMGELHLEVLVDRMKREFRVEANVGKPQVAYRETIRKTVDRIDYTHKKQTGGTGQFAKVQIAMEPIEGGDATYEFVNKVTGGRIPREYIPSVDAGAQEAMKFGILAGYEMVGVRITLLDGGYHEVDSSELAFKIAGSQAFKEGARKASPVLLEPMMAVEVTTPEDYMGDVIGDLNSRRGQIQAMEERSGARVVKGLVPLSEMFGYVGDLRSKTSGRASYSMQFDSYAEVPRNVAEEIIAKAKGE
- the rpsL gene encoding 30S ribosomal protein S12, with translation MPTIQQLVRKGRQDKVEKNKTPALEGSPQRRGVCTRVFTTTPKKPNSALRKVARVRLTSGIEVTAYIPGEGHNLQEHSIVLVRGGRVKDLPGVRYKIIRGSLDTQGVKNRKQARSRYGAKKEK
- the tuf gene encoding elongation factor Tu, producing MAKAKFERTKPHVNIGTIGHIDHGKTTLTAAITKVLHDAYPDLNEASAFDQIDKAPEERQRGITISIAHVEYQTEQRHYAHVDCPGHADYIKNMITGAAQMDGAILVVAATDGPMPQTKEHVLLARQVGVPYIVVALNKADMVDDEEILELVELEVRELLSEYEFPGDDLPVVKVSALKALEGDKEWGQTVLDLMKAVDESIPQPERDVEKPFLMPIEDVFTITGRGTVVTGRIERGVLKVNETVDIVGIKQDKTTTTVTGIEMFRKLLDEGQAGENVGLLLRGIKREDVERGQVIIKPGSVTPHTEFEAQAYILSKDEGGRHTPFFNNYRPQFYFRTTDVTGVVTLPEGTEMVMPGDNTLMTVALIQPVAMEEGLKFAIREGGRTVGAGQVTKILK
- a CDS encoding PIG-L family deacetylase, with the protein product MGISHTGISEGPGPAHQEPGPARQGSGPSRRFLLAGLGTAAAAAALTACSVPASPRRTTSTADPMPGKAISIARHDRLMQILAHPDDDMYFMNPDTQRMLDSGTPLVCVYVTAGEATGINVIAGQPRPVPDKPAYSSARHQGLRQAYAVQLGLSPFTKWQKDVVTLRGGRRAEVNTLVRGVRRVELVFLNTAMHTSHGRLGLPSLWADRGLSLRTVVAEGSPLQEADSYTYDALVDVLTGLMAQYRPTVIHTLDPDPDIQHSPTAVRRKDSEQVGYSDHADHTATASFSWAAMIRWVAEATQGKGEVPAFVATAYRGYYNRHWPKNLSPKVLAQKAANLLPYGGNEAWNCGNPGGCGDYNVGIGRPLTNKKGWVRSTHYRYPGPRPVLATGQDGRLVGYGVLGLRAVRWRETAPGSGQWGAPHDLGGGPLAPTLGAAALKDGRQLLFALRFSSIAGHGAANTREIVLLQQRTPGGKFAAWTGLGNPESDPDRGRRIGVPVAITDRAGQVHLFIRDAAQGISTRVRSTGGSWSPWRSLGGGQIQDGLSAMVDSAGRVHLFASGRDTVHHWTQTVAGGPVLLYPDPLLPLPGDSPTATAAPDGGVDVYYRRPATAATTHVHLGGTRPGARAGTRADTRAAEPALLGQDDLGRIQLLLNGKVLRRTDGVVPLGGASLLAEGTRTARIAGDSSGPTVAGLGPGALPWLWRPVRDV
- the rpsG gene encoding 30S ribosomal protein S7, giving the protein MPRKGPAPKRPVIIDPVYGSPLVTSLINKILLNGKRSTAERIVYGAMEGLREKTGADPVITLKRALENVKPSLEVKSRRVGGATYQVPIEVKPGRAATLALRWVVGYSRARREKTMTERLTNELLDASNGLGAAVKKREDTHKMAESNKAFAHYRW